CTGGCCCGGCGCGAAGCACACTCGCTTCGAGCACTCGCTCGGCGTCATGCACCTGATGCTGCAGGCGCTGACGCATCTCAACGAGCGCGGCGCAGCCATTCCGGACGAGACGGCGCGGGTCGCCATCGCCGCCGCGCTGCTGCACGACATCGGCCACTACCCGTTCAGCCACGCAATCGAAGAGCTGGGTGCGCCGATCGCCAGCCACGAGCAGGTCGGACGGCAGATCGTCACCAAGTC
The Thermomicrobiales bacterium genome window above contains:
- a CDS encoding HD domain-containing protein; its protein translation is MFGLTPETVIRDSLYDLIPLSREAAAILATPAFLRLDGIQQLGFVSRVWPGAKHTRFEHSLGVMHLMLQALTHLNERGAAIPDETARVAIAAALLHDIGHYPFSHAIEELGAPIASHEQVGRQIVTKS